The following are encoded in a window of Roseivirga misakiensis genomic DNA:
- a CDS encoding ABC transporter permease has translation MNQDKNYIDPPKSAERFFEWYCQPALYDSILGDLYERFDDNVEQFGARKAKRKFWFDVIRFINRHTLKKSGQSKYFNNMSILNNYFKVGFRNLIKNRSFTAINVLGLSVSMAVCLVIILMINDQLSYDNWQVNSDKTYRFTHNDRNDLNIPIATVPMPLGEEMHDKFAGFEHMVTFRRGFFGDIIQNGKAIALQGYFTEPSFFELFSFELERGNPKTALSEPNSIVLKKDIAEKLFKDQDPMGQSIEVGKYGVYQVTGVLKEFPGKTHIKFESLVSMSSLANLEKRKVLGSSLGNWNNASESWIYFKLRDGYSIEGLQAYLTEAEKEHYEADSDERKEFEIQKMSKITPGPLYGNQIGAGMPNFFVIGLGVLAILIIICATFNYTNLSAARALTRTKEVGVRKVMGAKKTQLTIQFIVESILVSVLSLCVAIGLLQFLIPAFENLQMSALLEWELRPDPKAYLQFFAFSVLLGLITGIFPSLYLASFKPIQAMKNSVSNTKLSRLSLRKALIVTQFVISIVLIVSSVLVYKQIKFMVEKDYGFTKENILNVHMQGQDFRKFETELEKLPFIESVTATNNIPGMGTEYSEEAKLKTGETFPLNYFDVDEDYISSLELELIAGRNFLKSAASVNQQSVILNETAVDKFGFESSVDAVGEQFYIENDSTVYNVVGVVKDYNYMMLVMDIGPMMLRYDPVGFRIAQIKIAGFDRVKEITAIEDVWDEFDPNHEIILKTFQGEIDEFNALFYDILYIVGLVAILSISIAGMGLLGISTYAIQIRMKEVSIRKVLGASVRTLIFLLSKSLSIMLTISFIIGFSLAYMANNVWLNQFAYRTSFGVDVFFMTALAMTVIGAMTIGWQAWRATKANPATTLRDD, from the coding sequence GTGAATCAAGACAAAAACTATATCGACCCACCAAAATCCGCAGAAAGATTTTTCGAATGGTATTGTCAGCCTGCCCTATATGACTCCATTCTCGGAGATCTATATGAGCGCTTCGACGATAATGTGGAACAGTTCGGTGCGCGAAAAGCAAAAAGGAAATTTTGGTTCGATGTTATCCGATTTATCAATAGACACACGCTAAAGAAATCAGGTCAATCTAAATATTTTAACAACATGTCAATACTCAATAATTACTTCAAGGTAGGTTTTAGAAACCTTATCAAAAACCGGTCTTTCACGGCCATTAACGTCTTAGGACTTTCCGTTTCCATGGCTGTTTGCTTAGTCATTATACTCATGATCAACGATCAGCTTAGCTATGACAACTGGCAAGTCAATAGCGACAAAACCTATAGATTTACGCATAACGATCGAAACGATCTGAATATCCCCATTGCCACTGTACCGATGCCTTTAGGTGAGGAAATGCATGACAAGTTTGCGGGCTTCGAACACATGGTCACTTTCAGACGGGGCTTTTTCGGCGACATTATTCAAAATGGTAAAGCCATTGCGCTACAAGGTTACTTCACAGAACCATCATTTTTCGAACTCTTCAGCTTTGAGTTGGAAAGAGGAAATCCTAAAACCGCATTGAGCGAACCCAATTCCATTGTTCTGAAAAAAGATATTGCAGAAAAACTCTTTAAAGATCAAGACCCCATGGGCCAGAGCATTGAGGTGGGTAAATACGGAGTATATCAAGTCACTGGCGTACTGAAAGAGTTCCCAGGTAAGACCCATATTAAGTTTGAATCGCTCGTTTCCATGTCGAGTCTAGCGAATCTTGAAAAGCGAAAGGTATTAGGTTCTTCATTAGGAAATTGGAACAACGCAAGTGAGTCATGGATTTATTTTAAGTTGAGAGATGGCTATTCTATCGAAGGGCTCCAAGCCTATTTAACTGAAGCCGAAAAAGAACACTATGAGGCGGATTCAGATGAGCGCAAAGAATTTGAAATACAAAAGATGTCTAAGATCACCCCTGGCCCACTCTATGGTAACCAAATCGGTGCAGGCATGCCTAATTTCTTTGTCATAGGTTTAGGTGTTCTGGCCATACTCATTATCATCTGCGCCACCTTCAATTACACAAATCTATCGGCTGCAAGAGCACTTACGCGTACCAAAGAAGTTGGTGTACGGAAGGTTATGGGGGCCAAAAAGACTCAACTTACCATTCAGTTCATTGTCGAATCAATCTTAGTATCTGTTCTTTCACTTTGCGTGGCGATCGGCTTATTACAGTTTTTAATCCCGGCTTTTGAAAACTTACAAATGAGCGCTCTTTTAGAATGGGAATTGAGACCAGACCCAAAAGCTTATCTTCAATTCTTTGCTTTTAGTGTTCTACTCGGACTAATCACGGGCATCTTTCCATCGCTATATCTGGCTTCCTTCAAACCGATACAAGCCATGAAAAACTCTGTTTCAAACACAAAACTTTCTAGGCTTAGCTTGAGAAAAGCGCTCATTGTGACACAGTTTGTAATCTCTATTGTGCTGATTGTTTCCTCTGTTTTGGTCTACAAGCAGATCAAATTTATGGTCGAAAAAGATTATGGCTTTACAAAAGAGAATATCCTGAATGTACATATGCAAGGGCAGGATTTTAGGAAATTTGAGACCGAACTGGAAAAGCTACCTTTTATAGAAAGCGTTACAGCCACGAATAATATTCCGGGAATGGGTACGGAATACTCTGAAGAAGCAAAACTTAAAACAGGTGAAACCTTCCCATTAAATTACTTTGACGTAGATGAAGACTATATCAGCAGTCTTGAATTAGAACTTATTGCAGGTCGAAATTTTCTAAAAAGTGCGGCATCCGTGAATCAGCAATCAGTGATTTTGAATGAAACCGCGGTCGATAAATTTGGCTTTGAAAGCTCAGTTGATGCTGTTGGAGAACAGTTCTACATTGAAAATGACTCCACTGTATATAATGTGGTGGGTGTAGTAAAAGACTACAATTACATGATGCTCGTGATGGATATTGGACCAATGATGCTTAGATATGATCCAGTTGGTTTTAGAATAGCTCAAATCAAAATAGCCGGGTTTGATAGAGTAAAGGAAATCACGGCCATAGAAGACGTTTGGGATGAATTTGACCCCAACCATGAGATCATTCTTAAAACCTTCCAAGGAGAAATTGACGAATTCAATGCGCTTTTCTACGATATTCTCTATATCGTTGGGCTAGTGGCGATCCTGAGTATCAGCATTGCGGGTATGGGCCTTTTGGGCATTTCGACTTATGCGATTCAAATCCGCATGAAAGAAGTGAGCATTCGTAAAGTACTGGGTGCAAGTGTGAGGACTTTGATTTTCCTATTATCGAAGAGTCTAAGCATTATGCTTACCATCTCATTCATTATTGGATTCTCACTGGCTTATATGGCTAATAATGTTTGGCTCAACCAGTTTGCTTATAGAACCTCGTTTGGAGTAGACGTTTTCTTTATGACAGCGCTCGCAATGACAGTCATTGGTGCAATGACCATCGGTTGGCAAGCCTGGAGGGCTACAAAAGCAAATCCAGCCACCACCCTAAGGGACGATTAA
- a CDS encoding PadR family transcriptional regulator, with protein sequence MNSKLGEFEEIVLMLVAAQHEEAYGLSVTKAIEKELERSVTMSSVHTALYRLEEKGFVSSKIGDAEGNRRGRRKRVFIITAQGKSALKETREARNHIWNMIPKFVLDIG encoded by the coding sequence ATGAATAGTAAACTCGGAGAATTTGAAGAAATCGTCCTCATGCTCGTCGCCGCACAGCACGAAGAAGCTTATGGACTTTCTGTGACTAAAGCGATTGAAAAAGAGCTAGAACGTTCTGTAACCATGAGTAGTGTTCACACTGCGCTGTATCGGTTGGAAGAAAAAGGGTTCGTTTCGTCAAAAATTGGCGATGCAGAAGGCAATCGACGCGGACGTAGAAAACGCGTATTTATCATAACGGCACAAGGTAAATCTGCTTTGAAAGAAACCCGCGAAGCTAGAAATCACATCTGGAACATGATCCCAAAATTTGTCTTAGACATTGGTTAG
- a CDS encoding NAD(P)-dependent oxidoreductase, producing MKQIIKIAILGGNGRTGKFLVNQLLNQGFSLKLLIRDPNKFSVNNPLIDIVAGDALDEDKVDTLIEGCQAVMGTMSQREGEPLLSSTATRYILKAMLKYEVKRYIVLAGINIDTPFDQKDIRSRMATEFMKANYPVPHADKQKSYAILAESSIDWTFVRVPLIDFDAAITPITINLENCIGDKISAASIAAFMIDQLTKDDFIRQAPFISNA from the coding sequence ATGAAGCAAATCATAAAAATTGCCATTTTAGGTGGTAATGGTAGAACTGGAAAATTTCTAGTGAACCAATTATTAAATCAAGGATTTAGTTTAAAACTCCTGATCCGAGATCCCAATAAATTTTCAGTCAATAATCCTTTAATTGATATCGTCGCAGGTGACGCGCTTGACGAAGATAAAGTTGATACACTTATTGAAGGCTGTCAAGCCGTGATGGGTACGATGAGTCAGCGGGAGGGAGAACCTTTGCTATCTAGCACAGCTACTCGATATATTTTGAAGGCAATGTTGAAATATGAGGTTAAGCGATATATCGTATTGGCCGGAATTAACATTGATACACCTTTTGATCAAAAGGATATACGGTCGCGGATGGCTACCGAGTTTATGAAAGCGAATTACCCAGTGCCTCATGCAGACAAACAAAAATCGTATGCTATTCTGGCCGAGAGTTCAATAGATTGGACTTTCGTGCGGGTGCCGTTGATTGACTTTGATGCAGCTATTACTCCTATAACTATCAATTTAGAGAACTGTATAGGTGATAAAATAAGTGCGGCGAGTATTGCTGCTTTTATGATAGACCAGCTTACTAAAGATGACTTTATTCGTCAAGCGCCGTTTATTTCAAATGCTTAA
- a CDS encoding TlpA family protein disulfide reductase, with protein MKKTIVLSLLLASLNAFGQHTTELKGYIKNIVADTLILAKSHEDMRYNGVEIPVSAGQEFSFNLRYEDVEEYAIVYKSDLNKGSWRPINFFPTSPTIEFELFPMQEYQKNVIKGDEMAIRKKQYQEEFSQQFAQKGNEIYGELFQYEKGTEKFNKLKVRLDSLNKEALAFHYDYFLNDKSILGLNEYVFLLQSADQMMIPSSLFESYQEFYLRKLPDHPLTERAYNLYTALSSIKVGYDYIDILLDDGKEKTQKLSEVIDQKKYTILDLWSPWCGPCIKKSLILKEKYSSLSKDIQIVGVVGGIDEAAKAKKAISRFKYPWKNYIEVANNDKIWEKYGIANSGGAQFLIDKNGKILAINPDPEKLLEIIDQN; from the coding sequence ATGAAAAAGACTATTGTACTTAGCCTATTACTAGCCAGCCTGAATGCATTTGGACAGCATACAACAGAACTAAAAGGTTATATCAAAAACATTGTCGCTGACACGCTCATCTTAGCCAAATCACATGAGGATATGCGGTATAATGGCGTAGAAATACCTGTTAGTGCCGGACAAGAATTCAGTTTCAACCTTCGCTATGAAGACGTCGAAGAGTACGCTATTGTCTATAAAAGTGATCTAAACAAAGGAAGCTGGCGGCCCATTAATTTTTTCCCTACCAGTCCTACCATAGAGTTTGAGTTATTCCCTATGCAAGAATATCAGAAGAATGTGATAAAGGGTGACGAAATGGCTATTAGAAAAAAGCAATATCAGGAAGAATTCTCGCAGCAGTTTGCACAAAAAGGCAATGAGATTTACGGTGAATTGTTTCAATATGAAAAGGGCACTGAGAAATTCAATAAACTAAAAGTAAGATTAGACTCTTTGAATAAAGAAGCCCTGGCATTTCACTACGACTATTTTCTAAATGATAAGAGTATTCTAGGCCTGAATGAGTATGTCTTTTTATTACAAAGTGCCGATCAAATGATGATTCCCTCAAGTCTATTTGAATCTTACCAGGAATTTTACTTGAGAAAATTACCCGATCACCCGCTTACAGAACGTGCTTATAACCTTTACACCGCGTTATCGAGTATCAAAGTAGGATATGATTACATTGATATTTTACTTGATGATGGAAAAGAAAAAACTCAAAAACTATCGGAAGTCATTGATCAGAAAAAATATACCATTTTGGATTTATGGTCACCTTGGTGTGGTCCCTGTATCAAGAAAAGTCTAATCCTAAAGGAGAAATATTCTAGCCTTTCTAAAGACATACAAATTGTAGGAGTAGTAGGTGGAATTGATGAAGCCGCCAAAGCTAAAAAGGCAATTAGTAGATTCAAATACCCCTGGAAAAACTACATAGAAGTAGCCAACAACGATAAAATTTGGGAAAAATATGGCATTGCAAATTCTGGCGGTGCACAGTTTCTTATTGATAAAAACGGAAAGATTCTGGCCATCAACCCCGATCCCGAAAAGTTACTTGAAATCATTGATCAAAACTGA
- the trxA gene encoding thioredoxin translates to MANALEINESNFEELVLKSDKPVLVDFWAAWCGPCRMVGPVVEEIAGEYGDNAVVGKVDVDANQDISIKYGIRSIPALLYFKNGEVVDSVIGAVPKNVLTGKLDEAIGA, encoded by the coding sequence ATGGCAAACGCATTAGAGATTAATGAGAGCAACTTCGAGGAATTAGTATTGAAGTCTGACAAACCGGTTTTAGTAGATTTTTGGGCAGCATGGTGTGGCCCTTGTAGAATGGTAGGACCAGTTGTAGAAGAGATTGCAGGAGAATATGGTGACAATGCCGTAGTGGGGAAAGTTGACGTTGATGCGAACCAAGACATTTCTATCAAATACGGAATTAGATCAATTCCTGCCCTACTTTACTTTAAAAATGGTGAAGTGGTGGACAGCGTAATTGGAGCTGTTCCAAAAAACGTATTAACAGGAAAATTAGACGAAGCAATCGGCGCTTAA
- the dnaE gene encoding DNA polymerase III subunit alpha — translation MYLIFDTETTGLPQNYNAPLTDFENWPRLVQIAWQLHDTNGDLVSAQNLIVKPDGFTIPYNAVQIHGITTERAQAEGLDIKEVLAIFKKDIDQATKGIGHNIEFDYNIVGSEYLRAELTNELEPLEPLDTKLVSTNFCAIPGGRGGQFKWPTLTELHTKLFGVPFADAHDAAYDVDATAKCFFGLLKESVIPPAEGVKLADINYEAPELDAANFAQAESQKTGAGAAKIDRDALASLEDVPFSHLHVHSQFSILQAISDIPGIVGAAQEMGMPAVALTDHGNMMGAFQFVRAALAAEIKPIVGCEFNVCADRHNKKVQDNGFQTVILAKNKNGYHNLVKLSSIAFTDGFYYVPRIDKNDLLAFKDDLIITSGALWGEVAYKILNVGETQAEEAFLWWKEHFGDDFYAEINRHGLPEEDHVNQILLQLCQKHSVKYIASNNTYYTRKEQSEAHDVLLCVKDAESVNKPKKYIGKRGREFRYGFPNDEFYMKSQAEMKKLFSDIPEAIANINEIVEKVETYELARDVLLPKYEIPEEFVHPEDHVDGGKRGENAFLRHLTYEGAKRRYGEITDEITERLDFELATIENTGYPGYFLIVQDFTNKATEMGVSVGPGRGSAAGSVVAYCINITNVDPIKYDLLFERFLNPDRVSLPDIDIDFDDEGRQKVIDYVIEKYGKNQVAQIITYGTMAAKSSIRDTSRVMELPLPDADRIAKLVPDIKLAKLFSLSDQELKAKIRSEQIPLANELKNIANGSSPESKVINQARVLEGSVRNVGIHACGVIITPDDITNFAPVATAKDSDMWCTQFDNAVVEDAGLLKMDFLGLKTLTLIKDAVKNVKERHDIDLVPDDFPLDDTKTYELFQRGETVGIFQYESAGMQKYMKELKPTEFADLIAMNALYRPGPLEYIPSFIRRKHGDEPITYDLADMEEYLAETYGITVYQEQVMLLSQKLADFTKGEADVLRKAMGKKQRQVLDKMKPKFVDQAKAKGHAEDKLEKIWRDWEAFASYAFNKSHSTCYAYVAFQTAYLKAHYPAEYMASVLSNNMNDIKQVTFFMEECQRMGVPVLGPDVNESNYKFTVNQKGEIRFGMGAVKGAGEAAIEEIIRERKENGPYPNVFEFAERINLRTVNKRNFESLAQAGGFDCFEQYHRRQYLWSPEGEQTLIEKVIRYANAKQAEKDAAQVSLFGGDSAVATPLPRVADMEPFTQMEKLKREKEIVGFYISGHPLDQFEIELESFCKPINDINKFPNQDISIGGIVNGVRMGQTKNGKPYGVVNVEDYNGSVELFLLGEKYINHAQYLRPGEFLHITGRVEINWRKKKEIKENPSINPSPEDWELQTHSIALLSELREKRGKGVRVKIDAKMVDQEMIENITRLTNEHPGETDLKIELVDRGENLKVELFARKIKISPSNELINGLKEFSDSANLITA, via the coding sequence ATGTATCTTATATTTGACACGGAAACCACCGGTTTACCGCAGAATTATAATGCACCCCTCACCGACTTTGAGAACTGGCCCCGCCTAGTTCAGATCGCTTGGCAACTCCATGATACCAACGGAGATTTGGTCTCTGCCCAGAACCTAATCGTTAAGCCTGATGGTTTTACCATTCCTTATAACGCAGTTCAAATTCACGGAATTACTACTGAACGCGCCCAAGCCGAAGGCCTTGATATAAAGGAAGTTCTAGCCATTTTCAAGAAAGATATTGATCAGGCGACCAAAGGAATTGGTCACAACATTGAGTTTGACTACAACATAGTTGGTTCTGAATATTTAAGGGCAGAACTTACCAATGAACTCGAGCCACTTGAGCCGCTCGATACTAAGCTCGTCTCTACTAATTTTTGTGCTATTCCTGGTGGTAGAGGTGGTCAGTTTAAATGGCCTACGCTTACCGAACTTCACACTAAACTTTTCGGAGTTCCTTTTGCCGATGCCCACGATGCTGCTTATGACGTAGACGCTACTGCCAAATGTTTCTTCGGGCTACTAAAAGAAAGCGTGATTCCGCCTGCGGAAGGTGTAAAACTGGCCGACATTAATTATGAAGCACCTGAATTAGATGCCGCTAACTTTGCTCAGGCAGAAAGTCAAAAAACTGGAGCGGGTGCCGCAAAAATCGATCGCGATGCCTTGGCCTCACTGGAAGATGTTCCGTTTTCTCATCTTCATGTACATTCGCAATTTTCCATCTTACAAGCCATCTCCGATATTCCCGGCATAGTAGGTGCTGCCCAAGAAATGGGAATGCCAGCTGTAGCCCTAACGGATCATGGAAACATGATGGGTGCGTTCCAATTTGTAAGAGCTGCCCTAGCTGCTGAAATCAAACCAATTGTCGGGTGTGAATTCAATGTATGCGCCGATCGGCATAACAAGAAAGTCCAAGATAATGGCTTTCAGACGGTCATTTTGGCCAAAAACAAAAATGGATATCACAATCTGGTCAAATTATCTTCGATTGCCTTTACTGATGGTTTCTATTATGTGCCTAGAATTGATAAAAATGACCTTTTAGCATTTAAAGACGATCTTATTATCACTTCAGGAGCGCTCTGGGGCGAAGTAGCTTACAAAATTTTAAATGTTGGAGAAACTCAGGCCGAAGAAGCCTTTCTATGGTGGAAAGAGCACTTTGGGGATGACTTTTATGCCGAAATCAACCGACATGGTTTACCAGAAGAAGATCATGTCAATCAAATTCTACTACAGCTTTGCCAAAAACACAGTGTCAAATACATCGCGTCAAATAATACATATTACACCCGAAAAGAGCAGTCAGAGGCACATGACGTTCTCTTGTGTGTAAAAGACGCAGAATCTGTCAATAAGCCTAAAAAATATATCGGTAAGCGTGGCAGAGAATTCCGTTATGGCTTTCCTAACGATGAGTTTTACATGAAATCTCAAGCTGAGATGAAGAAACTCTTCTCCGATATACCCGAAGCCATTGCGAACATCAACGAAATTGTCGAGAAGGTTGAGACTTATGAACTCGCCAGAGATGTACTTCTCCCTAAATATGAAATCCCAGAAGAATTTGTCCATCCTGAAGACCACGTAGATGGCGGCAAACGAGGTGAAAACGCTTTTTTAAGGCACCTAACTTATGAAGGTGCCAAAAGACGTTACGGTGAAATTACCGACGAAATTACTGAACGACTGGATTTTGAATTGGCTACCATAGAAAATACTGGTTACCCTGGCTACTTCTTGATTGTTCAAGACTTCACCAATAAGGCGACAGAAATGGGAGTTTCTGTTGGGCCAGGTCGAGGTTCTGCGGCAGGATCAGTAGTTGCGTATTGTATTAACATCACCAATGTTGACCCCATTAAGTACGATCTACTTTTTGAGCGTTTCTTGAATCCAGATAGGGTTTCATTACCAGATATTGACATCGACTTCGACGATGAAGGGCGCCAAAAGGTAATCGACTATGTGATTGAGAAATACGGTAAGAACCAAGTGGCTCAAATCATTACCTATGGTACCATGGCGGCAAAATCGTCGATCCGAGACACCTCTCGTGTGATGGAATTGCCCCTACCCGATGCCGATAGAATCGCCAAACTGGTTCCTGATATTAAGCTGGCCAAGCTCTTTTCGCTAAGCGATCAAGAACTAAAAGCGAAGATTCGATCAGAACAAATTCCTTTAGCCAACGAGCTCAAAAATATTGCTAATGGTTCAAGTCCTGAATCAAAAGTAATTAACCAAGCACGCGTTCTTGAAGGATCGGTCAGGAACGTCGGTATCCATGCTTGCGGTGTCATTATCACGCCAGATGACATCACCAATTTTGCCCCTGTGGCCACGGCCAAAGACTCAGACATGTGGTGTACGCAGTTTGATAATGCCGTAGTAGAAGATGCTGGGCTACTCAAGATGGACTTCTTGGGGCTAAAGACGCTCACACTGATCAAGGATGCTGTTAAAAACGTAAAAGAGCGTCATGATATCGATCTAGTGCCTGATGATTTTCCTTTAGACGACACTAAGACTTACGAGCTATTCCAACGCGGTGAAACTGTCGGCATATTCCAATACGAATCTGCTGGTATGCAGAAATACATGAAGGAATTAAAGCCGACGGAGTTTGCAGATTTAATTGCAATGAACGCACTCTATCGTCCAGGGCCGTTGGAATATATCCCATCCTTTATTCGTAGAAAGCATGGTGATGAACCAATCACTTATGACTTGGCTGATATGGAGGAATATCTTGCCGAAACTTATGGTATTACAGTGTACCAAGAGCAAGTGATGTTGCTTTCGCAAAAGCTCGCTGATTTCACGAAAGGTGAAGCCGATGTGCTGCGTAAGGCCATGGGTAAAAAGCAGCGACAGGTGCTTGATAAAATGAAGCCCAAGTTTGTGGATCAAGCCAAGGCAAAGGGTCATGCGGAGGATAAACTTGAGAAAATCTGGAGAGACTGGGAAGCTTTTGCCTCTTACGCATTCAACAAATCACATTCAACTTGTTATGCTTACGTTGCTTTTCAAACCGCCTATTTAAAAGCCCATTATCCGGCAGAATATATGGCGTCGGTATTGAGTAATAATATGAATGACATTAAGCAGGTGACTTTCTTTATGGAAGAATGCCAGCGAATGGGGGTTCCAGTTTTAGGGCCAGATGTTAATGAATCGAACTACAAATTTACTGTAAACCAAAAAGGCGAAATCCGATTTGGAATGGGTGCTGTAAAAGGTGCTGGTGAAGCAGCGATTGAAGAAATAATCCGCGAACGTAAAGAAAACGGGCCATATCCAAATGTTTTTGAGTTTGCTGAAAGAATTAACCTAAGAACAGTAAATAAGCGAAACTTCGAATCCCTTGCACAAGCGGGAGGTTTTGATTGTTTTGAGCAGTACCACCGAAGACAATACTTATGGTCTCCTGAAGGCGAACAAACCTTGATCGAAAAAGTCATTCGCTACGCAAACGCGAAACAAGCTGAGAAAGATGCGGCACAAGTTTCTCTGTTTGGTGGTGATAGTGCTGTCGCTACGCCGTTACCTCGTGTGGCAGATATGGAGCCATTTACTCAAATGGAAAAATTAAAGAGGGAGAAAGAAATCGTAGGTTTCTATATTTCGGGACATCCGCTTGATCAATTTGAAATAGAACTTGAAAGCTTCTGTAAACCGATCAATGACATCAATAAGTTTCCAAACCAAGACATTTCCATCGGGGGCATTGTAAATGGTGTTAGAATGGGGCAAACCAAAAATGGCAAGCCCTATGGCGTAGTTAACGTGGAAGACTATAATGGATCTGTTGAACTATTCCTTTTAGGTGAAAAATATATCAACCATGCCCAATATTTAAGGCCTGGTGAGTTTTTGCACATTACAGGTCGAGTAGAGATTAATTGGCGGAAGAAAAAGGAAATAAAAGAGAATCCGAGCATTAACCCTAGCCCAGAAGATTGGGAATTGCAAACACATAGTATTGCGCTTTTGAGTGAACTCCGAGAAAAAAGAGGGAAAGGAGTAAGAGTGAAAATAGATGCCAAAATGGTGGATCAGGAAATGATAGAAAATATCACACGACTGACCAATGAGCATCCTGGCGAAACGGATTTAAAAATTGAGCTAGTCGATCGCGGTGAAAACCTAAAAGTAGAGTTGTTCGCTCGAAAAATTAAGATCAGCCCAAGCAACGAGTTGATTAATGGTTTGAAGGAATTCTCAGATTCTGCAAACCTCATTACTGCTTAA